The Streptomyces sp. NBC_00691 genome has a segment encoding these proteins:
- a CDS encoding alpha/beta hydrolase, which translates to MTTSDARLPDPLTPAARALCDAMSAGFPPPEAGAEALRAAARARLGEIPPASSASADGVPVRLYEGRGDPVVVFAHGGGWVLGDLDTHDRTCRALAARTGATIVSVDYRRAPEHRFPAAEDDVCTALAWAADRRPGRPLVLAGDSSGGSLAAAAALRARDGGGPRLTGQLLFYPALDHRLEGRSAHDFAEGYFHTTAHMRWYWRQYVAPGSDPAAASPGLTPDVTGLSPALLVLADCDPLRDEGLAYARRLSAAGVRTEVHLHTGMFHGFLGGTGLLPEADAALDGAAAWLKALCPRAGRP; encoded by the coding sequence ATGACGACGTCCGACGCACGGCTCCCCGACCCCCTCACCCCGGCGGCCCGCGCGCTCTGCGACGCGATGTCGGCGGGCTTTCCGCCCCCGGAGGCGGGCGCGGAGGCCCTGAGGGCGGCGGCGAGGGCGCGGCTGGGCGAGATCCCGCCGGCGTCGTCCGCCTCGGCGGACGGCGTTCCCGTACGCCTCTACGAGGGGCGGGGGGACCCGGTCGTCGTCTTCGCCCACGGCGGCGGCTGGGTCCTGGGAGACCTGGACACCCACGACCGCACATGCCGCGCGCTCGCCGCCCGCACCGGCGCCACCATCGTCTCCGTCGACTACCGCCGGGCGCCTGAGCACCGCTTCCCGGCGGCCGAGGACGATGTGTGCACGGCCCTGGCGTGGGCGGCCGACCGCCGTCCGGGGCGCCCCCTGGTCCTGGCGGGCGACTCCAGCGGCGGCAGTCTGGCAGCGGCCGCGGCCCTCCGCGCCCGCGACGGAGGCGGCCCCCGCCTGACGGGCCAACTCCTCTTCTACCCGGCCCTCGACCACCGCCTGGAGGGACGCTCGGCCCACGACTTCGCGGAGGGCTACTTCCACACGACGGCGCACATGCGCTGGTACTGGCGGCAGTACGTGGCACCCGGGAGCGACCCGGCGGCGGCCTCCCCCGGTCTGACCCCCGACGTCACGGGCCTCTCCCCGGCCCTCCTCGTCCTCGCCGACTGCGACCCCCTGCGCGACGAGGGCCTCGCCTACGCCCGCCGCCTCTCCGCGGCGGGCGTCCGGACCGAGGTCCACCTGCACACGGGCATGTTCCACGGCTTCCTCGGCGGCACGGGCCTCCTGCCTGAGGCGGACGCGGCGCTGGACGGGGCGGCGGCGTGGCTGAAGGCCCTGTGCCCCAGGGCCGGCCGCCCCTGA
- a CDS encoding glutamate synthase subunit beta, with amino-acid sequence MADPKGFLTTGREVAETRPVGERVRDWNEVYVPGSLLPIISKQAGRCMDCGIPFCHNGCPLGNLIPEWNDYAYREDWSAAQERLHATNNFPEFTGRLCPAPCESACVLGINQPAVTIKNVEVSIIDKAWDANDVKPQVPERLSGKTAAVIGSGPAGLAAAQQLTRAGHTVVVYERADRIGGLLRYGIPEFKMEKRHINRRIEQMRAEGTKFRTGIEIGRDLTSTDLRKRFDAVVIAAGATAARDLPVPGRELNGVHQAMEYLPLANKVVEGDFVAPPITAEGKHVVVIGGGDTGADCVGTAHRQGAASVTQLEIMPRPGEERNPGQPWPTFPMLYKVTSAHEEGGERVYSVSTTHFEGDEDGNVQFLHLVEVEFVEGKLTQKPGTERKIPAQLVTLAMGFTGTDVENGLVAQFGLDLDERGNIARDADFATNVDGVYVAGDAGRGQSLIVWAIAEGRSAARGVDRFLTGASSLPAPIRPTDRSLMV; translated from the coding sequence ATGGCTGACCCCAAGGGCTTCCTGACCACCGGTCGCGAGGTCGCCGAGACCCGCCCCGTGGGCGAGCGCGTCAGGGACTGGAACGAGGTCTACGTCCCCGGCTCCCTGCTGCCGATCATCAGCAAGCAGGCCGGCCGCTGCATGGACTGCGGCATCCCGTTCTGCCACAACGGCTGCCCCCTCGGGAACCTGATCCCCGAGTGGAACGACTACGCCTACCGCGAGGACTGGTCGGCGGCGCAGGAGCGCCTGCACGCCACCAACAACTTCCCGGAGTTCACCGGCCGCCTCTGCCCGGCGCCGTGCGAGTCCGCGTGCGTGCTCGGCATCAACCAGCCGGCCGTCACCATCAAGAACGTCGAAGTCTCCATCATCGACAAGGCGTGGGACGCGAACGACGTCAAGCCGCAGGTGCCCGAGCGCCTCTCCGGCAAGACCGCCGCCGTCATCGGCTCGGGCCCGGCGGGTCTCGCCGCCGCCCAGCAGCTGACCCGGGCCGGCCACACCGTGGTCGTGTACGAGCGCGCCGACCGCATCGGCGGCCTGCTGCGGTACGGCATCCCCGAGTTCAAGATGGAGAAGCGGCACATCAACCGCCGCATCGAGCAGATGCGCGCGGAGGGCACCAAGTTCCGCACCGGCATCGAGATCGGCCGTGACCTCACGTCGACGGACCTGCGCAAGCGGTTCGACGCCGTGGTCATCGCCGCCGGCGCCACCGCCGCCCGCGACCTGCCCGTCCCGGGCCGGGAGCTGAACGGCGTCCACCAGGCGATGGAGTACCTGCCGCTGGCGAACAAGGTCGTCGAGGGTGACTTCGTCGCCCCGCCGATCACCGCCGAGGGCAAGCACGTCGTCGTCATCGGCGGCGGCGACACCGGCGCCGACTGCGTCGGTACGGCCCACCGCCAGGGCGCGGCCTCGGTCACGCAGCTGGAGATCATGCCGCGGCCGGGCGAGGAGCGGAACCCGGGGCAGCCCTGGCCGACCTTCCCCATGCTGTACAAGGTCACCTCCGCGCACGAGGAGGGCGGCGAGCGGGTCTACTCCGTCTCCACCACCCACTTCGAGGGCGACGAGGACGGCAACGTCCAGTTCCTCCACCTCGTCGAGGTCGAGTTCGTCGAGGGCAAGCTGACCCAGAAGCCGGGTACGGAGCGCAAGATCCCCGCCCAGCTGGTCACGCTCGCGATGGGCTTCACCGGCACGGACGTGGAGAACGGCCTGGTCGCCCAGTTTGGTCTGGACCTCGACGAGCGGGGTAACATCGCCCGGGACGCGGACTTCGCCACCAACGTCGATGGCGTGTACGTCGCCGGCGACGCCGGCCGCGGTCAGTCGCTCATCGTCTGGGCCATCGCCGAGGGCCGCTCGGCCGCCCGGGGTGTGGACCGCTTCCTGACCGGTGCCAGCTCCCTGCCGGCCCCGATCCGCCCGACGGACCGTTCGCTGATGGTCTGA